Sequence from the Synechococcus sp. HK05 genome:
CGCTGCTGTAGATGCCGCTGGGCTGCGTGATGCGCTGGAGGGCCCAGGCCCCTTCACCGTGTTTGCCCCGGTGGACGACGCGTTTGCAGCTCTGCCGCCAGGCACAGTGCAAACCCTGGTGGATAACCCGCCGCAGTTAGCGCGGATCCTCAAATATCACGTGCTCTCCGGTGCCTACAGCCGCGAGCAGTTGGTGGCTGAGGACAACTGGGACAGCCTGGAAGGTGCTCCGATTCCGATCCGCAGCAAAGATCCCTTTGAGGTGAAGAACGCCACCGTTGTGACCGCCGATGTGGTGTGCGACAACGGCATGGTGCATGTGATTGATCGGGTGATCCTGCCGGGGTGAAGTCAGGCGGCTCTTTGATTTTTGCCGTCGAGATAGTGATCCCAGCTGCCGCGACCGCTGTTGGGTTTGCGCACTTGATTGTGCAAACGCCGCACCCGCAGGATGCGCTCGCGCTCCAGCTTGCGGTAATGCTCGATGGTGCGTTGCCGGCCCCTGGCCTCGTCGAACAGGATGGCGCTGGCCAGGGCCACCGAAGTGCCGATGATGCCGGCGGCCAGCAGCAGGGCAAAGGTGTCAGGCATGGCCAGATCGCAGGCGTCCGTGGGGCTTTTGTATCGGATGGCGGGGCGGCGTCAAGGGTTTTGGTTCAGCCTTGAAGGATCTCGATGCCGGATCGGATCGCTGTATAGCACTGCTGCAATTGCGCCTCGCTGATCGAGAGCGGCGGCAGCAGATACACCACGTTGCCCAGGGGTCGGATGTACACCCCTTGATCGAGGCAAAGGCGCTGCAGTTGTTTGCCGATCGGATTGAGATAGTCCGTGTTGCCGGCATCGAGTTCGAAGGCGGCAACCGTGCCTTGGCTGCGGATGTGCTTCACCAGCGGCTGCTGCGCCAGCTCCTCCAGCAACGGGATGTGGCGTGCATCGAACTGCTGGTAGCGCTCGGGGTTGTGCTGCAGCAGATCGAGGCTGGCGAGCGCGGCGGCGCAGCCGAGCGGATTGGCGGTGAAGCTGTGGCCGTGGAAGAAGGTTTGCGCGGGGGTTTCACTGATGAAACCGCGGTACAGCCGCTCGCTGGCCATGGTCACCCCCATGGGCAGGAAGCCGCCGGTGAGCCCTTTGGAGAGGGCCATCAGATCGGGCTTCAGGCCGGCGCGCTGGCAGGCAAAGAGGGACCCGGTGCGTCCGAAGCCGGTCATCACCTCATCGGCGATCAGCAAAGCGCCGTGGGCCTGCACCCGCTCCTGCACGGCCCGCAGAAACGCCGGCCGCACCATGTGCATCCCGGAAGCTCCCTGGATCAGCGGCTCAATGATCACGGCCGCCGTGGGCACGGCGAGGGCTTGCTCCAGCTGTTGGAGCGCTTGAGCTTCTCGTTCCTCCACCGAGGTGTCACCCCAGTGGGTGTGGGGCCAGCTGATGCGGGCCACATCGAACAGCAGTTCCTCGTAGGGGTCGGTGAAGATCGAGCGATCCCCCACGGCCATGGCCCCGAAGGTGTCGCCGTGATAAGCCCCCTCAAAGGCAATCAACTGGCGGCGATCGCTGCTCTGGTTGCGCCACCACTGCCAGGCAATTTTGAGAGCCACCTCCACGGCGGTGGAGCCGTTGTCGGAGAAGAACAGCCGCTCAAGCCCGGTGAGGGCGGCTAGGCGGGAGGCGAGTTGTTCCGCCGGCTGATGGCTGAAGTTGGCAAAGATCACCTGCTCCAGCTGCAGGGCCTGGCGGCCGATGGCGGCGGCAATCGAAGGCTCGGCGTGGCCGTGGAGCGTCACCCACCAGCTGCTGATCGCATCGATGAGCTGGCGCCCATCCTGCAGCTCGAGCACGCAACCGCGGGCGCGCGCCACCTGCAGGGGAATCGGGCTGGTGGCCACCTGGGTGGTGGGATGCCAGAGGTGGGGGTGCCAGCTCATGGGGTGATGCTTAGGCCTCCAGGTAGTCGATCACCCGATCGGAGAGGCGGCGGATCGCTGCATTGGCACGCCGCTCCATGCCCCGTGCTTGGTCGCGGCTGAGCCCCATCTGCCGGGCCGCGGCGCTGAGGTTCATCGGGGTGGGTTGATCGATGCCATAGCGCAGCCGCAGCAATTCAGCTTCCTGCTCCGGCAGCTCATCGAGCAGGGCCACGAGGTCGGTCTGCAGATGGGCCGCGGTGAGCTGATCGCTGGGCAGCTGGGCGTCGCAGCGCAGGGTGTCGAGCAGGCGCAGGTCGTCGTCCTGGCCGTGGCTGCTGTCGAGGCTCAGGGGTTCCTGGGCGCGGAACAGGGCTTCACGGATATCGAGCACTTTGAGCTCGGTGGCTTCAGCCAGCTCCTCGAGGTTGGGTTCACGGCCCAGCATCTGGCGCAGCTCCTGCTGGCAGCGACGCAAGCGCTGCAGGCGATCCTGCATGTGGGCCGGTAAGCGGATGCTGCGGCTCTGTTGCTGCAGGGCACGCCCCATGCCCTCCCGGATCCACCAGGTGGCGTAAGTGGAGAACTTGTAGCCGCGGGTGGGATCGAAGCGCTGCACCGCCCGGATCAGCCCAAGCGTTCCCTCCTGGATCAGATCCTCGAGATCAAGGCGCCGGTGGCTGATGCGGCGCGCCAGGCTCACCACAAGCCGCAGGTTGGCGGTCACCATGCGCTCACTGGCGCGTTCCGCCAGCTTCAGTTCGCGCTGCAGCTGGCGGGGCGTGAGCTGCACATTGCTGGCCCAGGATTCCAAGCTGGGCTCCTGGCCGCCGGAGCGGAGTTTGAGCTCTTCAGCCGCTTCGAGCAGGCGCCGGCCGTTTTGCACGGCACGGCCCAGGCTGATTTCCTCGTCAGCGGAGAGGAGCGGAATACGGCCGATGGCACGCAGGTGCCGGCTGATTGCGTCGCAGTCTCCTTTGCGGAGCTTCTGTGGCGCAGGCATCGAGAGAGATGTCTGTGGGGTGGCGAAACGTTAAGGACATCTGCGCCGGGGTGGGTGGGTTTTGGTGCGGATGCAGCAACGGCAATCGCCTTGATCAGCGCAGCTGATCAATCCGCCAGACACCGCATCATGATTGCGATCTGACCCAGGGCTTGGTGTTCATTTCCCAGCAGGCTCCTGTACTTAACGCATTCCTAATCCGATCGGTGTTTTTGTTGATGAAATCACCGGATTAAGCCACTCAGGAGGGTTGAGCGGGCTGGTGATCACGGCGTGCCTGCCGCACCAGCCAGTAGGCCGCTGCCAAGCCCACCACGATCACGCCGAAGCCGGCCATCAGTGCTGGTTTGTTTTCGGTGCCCGGTGGCAGCACGATCACCTTTCGCGCCACGGCCGTGAGGGCGGTGAGCAGCACCAGCTCGATCTGCACCACCTGATCCCGCAGGTAGGCGGTCACGTTTTGGAGCACCTCCAGGGCGATGAAGATCAGCAGCAGCCGATCGAGCAGCTTGATCAAGCTGCCGTCAAACCAGTTGGTCTGCCGCTCCACCAGTCCCACGCCGGTTTCCACCAGCAGCTCCAGTGCGGCGAAGCCCACCACCGCCGCCAGCAGGATCGCCAGCAATTTGGCCAGCTGCCGTTCGTAGCTATGGATGGCGTTGAGGAACTGCTTGTCGTCGAAGAGCTTCATCAGCTGGGGATCACAAACAACGCATGAAAAAAGGGCATCCAGCGGAGGGATGCCCTGGGGGAAGAGGCCTGAGTTCAGGCCAGGCCGGCGACGGCCTGCTGCAGGGCATCGCGGCGATCGATGCTTGTGCGCTCCGATGGCAGCTTCCTGTAGAGGCCGAGCTTCTCGAGCCGGCGCTGGGTGGTGCCGCTGGCCCCCACCACAAACACCTCGCGGCCTTTCTCAATCGCCTCTTCCACAGCGTTCTCCACCGCGAGGGCCGCGGTCACGCCCAGGTGCGACACCTCGGTGAGATCGAACACCACGGCCTTGCACTCGCCGATGGCGTTGTGCTCACGGCCGATCGCTTTGGCCACGCCGAAGATCATCGCGCCGTTGAGCTGGAAGAGCAGCACCTGGCCGCGGCCCTGATCCAGCAGGCGGCGCTCCTCATCGCTGATGTCGAGATCGCCATCGCCGGTGCTCACCGACTTCACGCTCCTGCTTTGCAGCTCACTCATCTTGTCGATGGTGAGGATGTTGGCGATGAACACGCCGATGCCCACGGCGGCAATCAGATCCACCAGCACGGTGAGGGCGATCACCAGGTACATGATCAGTGCGCCGCTGATCGAGATGCGGTGGGCGCGTTTGATGAAGCCCCAATCCACGATGTCGACACCCACCTTCAGGGCGATGCCGGCCAGCACAGCCTGGGGAATCTGGGCGGCCACGCCGGTGAGGGCGAGGATCACCACCATCAGGATCACGGCGCGGCTGATGCCCGAGAGGGCGCTGCGTCCGCCGGCCTGAATGTTCACCACGGTGCCCATGGTGGCGCCGGCACCGGCGAGGCCACCGAATAGCCCGGAAGCAATGTTGCCCAGGCCCTGGCCGATCAGCTCCTTGTTGGAGTCGTGCTCGGTGCGGGTGATGCTGTCGGCGACAACGGCCGTGAGCAGCGCATCGATGCAGCCGAGCATGCCCAGCACGGCCGCATCGATCAGCATCCTGCTGAGGTGCGGCAGATCGAAATAGGGCGTGCGCAGCTGCGGGAAGCCGGAGGCGATTTCACCGATGCGGCGGATCTCCTCGCCACCACCGCTCAGCAATGTGAGCGACAGGATCGTGCCGAGCACCAGGGCGATCAGCTGGGGAGGGGCGATCTTCTTCACCCGGCTGGGGGTGAGCCAGAGAATCGCCAGGGTGACCACGGCCAGCACCACCTCGGAGGGCCGGGCGCTGCTGATCAGTTGCGGCAGGGCCTTGAGGGTGCCCATCACCCCACCTTTCGGGATGGCCTGCCCCAGGAAGGGCCCGAGCTGAAGAATGATCAGGATGAAGCCAATCCCGCTCATGAAGCCCGAGATCACCGTGTACGGCATCTGGGTCACGTAGCGGCCCAGCTTGAGGAAGCCGAAAACGATCTGGAAGACACCAGCCAGCATCACCACGGTGAAGGCCATGGCCAGGCCGTTTTCAGGATCGCTGGCGGTGAGGCTGGCGATCACGGCCGTCATCACCACCGTCATCGGACCGGTGGGCTCGGAAATCAGCGTGGGGGTGCCGCCAAACAGCGCGGCAAACAGACCCACCAGCACGGCGCCCCAGAGGCCGGCAGCAGCGCCGGCGCCAGAGGCCACACCGAAGGCCAGGGCCATGGGCAGGGCGATCACGGCGGCAGTCACACCGCCGAACAGATCGCCCTTGATGTTGTTGGTGCTGATGTGATTCAGCAGCCGCAGCGGTGAACGCCCGGGTGGGGCCGAGGCGGAGGTCATCGCAACAGAACAGGGTTGGCGCGGAACCTTAGGGGGTGTGCGCGGAATCTGGGTGGGGTTCTGCTGCGAGGTGGCGCGGTGCTCAGAGCAGGCCTCGGTGGCGTAACAGCTGTTGCACCATCGCCCAGGAGCCCAGCGTCACCTTCAGGGCCACCAACAGATTGAGCAGGGGAATCCAGCCACCGCTCAGCAGGCTGCCGAAGCGACCCGCTGCTGGATCCAGGCCCACCAGACTGATCAGGGCCACCAGCAGGAAGCCCACCACCGCCGCTTTTTCCCACAGATCAGCGCGGTAGAGCCTGTAGAGCCGTTCACTGCGATCCGCCCCGCCACTGATCAGCAACAGGCCGATGGCTGAGCCGCCGGCCACCCCCGCCGCAAAGCCGCCGCCGGGGCTGAGATGTCCGCGTAGCGCCAGCTCCACCGCCACCAGGGCGGCAATGGTGGAGCCCAGCTCACACAGCACCTGAGAGGGCGCGTCGTCGAGTGAGCGGATCCGTTTGCGCTCCGGATCACCAGCCAGCACCAGGCGCACGCCGATGGCCGCCAGGGTGAACACCACCACTTCCGCCACCGTGTCGAACAGACGCGTGTGCAGGATCACGCCTGAAACAAGGTTGGGAACCTGGGTCTGCGCCTTGAGCGCTTCGATCAGGGGGGTGATCCCTGCGGCGTCGGGCAAGGGGCTGGCCAGTGGCGCTGCAAACAGGGCGATGGCCGCCAGGAGATACAGCCAGGTCATGGTTGGACCTCGGAAGCCAGATGCAGTTCGCCGCCGCTGGCGCGCCATTCGGCGTAGCCCGGGCACTGCTGCAGCTGCCGGCGCAGGGGCGGCTGGAGCAGCACCAGTTGGCCATTGTCGTTGAGCCAGCCATGGCTGGCGTCTGCCTGCCAGCGCAGCCGCAGATGCAGCGGTGCGATCCAAGCCATGAGCTGAGCATCGCGGTTGGGGTCGGGCTTGGTGCGGCGATCTTCAAGCCGCAGGGCCATGGAGGAACGCAGGGCCACGGCGTAGAGCGTGGTGGAGAGCAGCGTGCCCACCAACGTCTCGGTGAGTGCCACATCGGGAGCGCCGAGCAAGGCGTAAAGCAGCGTCGCCACAGAACCCAAGATGCCCCGCAGCACAAGGGTTTGATAGGGATTGCTCTGGCTCACCAGCAGCAGTGCGGTGATCGGAAGCAAAGCGGTGATCGGCAGGAGCAGATCGAGTTCGCTGCCGAGGCTGAGGGGAGCGTTCATCGCTGGTTCACCTCCGCGGGTTGCGAGCAGCGCGCCAGCACGTAGCCAAAAATCGTGTTCCACACCATCAGCCCCAGCAGGGCCAACGCCAGCAGGGGCCATTGGCTGGGGATGCGCAGCAGCAAGCCAAGCAGCATCAACCCGGAGCCGAGCGTGTCGGACACCGAGAGCTTGTGCAGCTTGCTCAAATAGCTGCGTTGCTCCAGCAGCGGCCAGGTTCCCCAGAACCACAACGCCAATCCGGCCCCCAGCAGCAGCAAGCTCATCGCTCCACCTCCCGCAGCAGATTGGCCAGCAGCAGCATCCCGGCGTTGCCGGCGCTGAGGCTGATCGCTCCCACCAGGCCGAGCATCCAGTCGCCCCGCAGCACCGCCACCACCATGGTGATCAGGGCCACCTTGGAGGCGATGCTGCCGAAGGCGGCCATGCGGTCCCACACGCTGCAGGGCCTGCACACCACGGCAATCGGGATCAACAGGGCCAGCACCATGCCCCAGAGCAGCAGGGTCATGGCTGCAGCTCCTCGGGCTTGCCGCGGCGCGGCCGCAGCTGATGAATCTTGTAGTGCGGGCCGCGGCTGCCGTCGTTGAGGCCGAGCACGATCGTGAAGGGTGTGAGGGTGATGGCAAGCACCTCCAGGAAAATCAGCAGGCGATGGCGGGGATCACCGGCGGGTCGCTCGATCCAGCTCTCCTGCTCCCGATCGCCGGAGCTGATCAGGGCGAGAGCTTCGCCATAGGCCAGCGGTACGGCGAGCAAGCTGCGCCCTAACGCCCGCAGCGTTGGCGCCAGTGGATGTCTGGGGCCACGGGCATGGGGGAGCAGCACGGCCAGGCCAGCGCCGATCGCCAGGTTCACCGCACTGAGATCAGCGGTGAGCAAGGTCCACAGCAGCAGCCGAAACAGGCAGCTCAGCAAAAACATCATCAGCCCAGCTCCGCACCGATCGACAGCAGCAGGCCGGCGCCCACCAGCCCCAGGCCCCCCACTAGATCCGGGAGGCGATCCAGGGAGGGCAGGCCATGGCTGGCTTGTTGCCGCCGCCGCTCCAGCAGCTGATCGAGGCCCAGCCCCAAGCCCAGCAACAGCAAGCTCACCAGCCAGCCACGTTTCACCTCGGCCAGCAGCAGCGCGCCGCCCCCCACCAGGGGCAGCATCAGCAACCAGGCGCCCCAGGGCAGAGCGGTGTGGGCCGCCTGCAGATCGGATGCGGCCGCCAGGGGCGCACGGCAGAGCCGGCAATACACCGCCACGCTTCCCACGGACAACACCACCAGGGCAGCGGCGATCCCCGGCGTCATCGCACTCTCCAGTTGCTTTTTGGCGGTGTAGCCCAGCAGCGGTGCCAGGCCTGCAATGGAACAGGAGCCCAGCAGCAGCGTGAGCAGCAGTGGAGCAGGAAGCGCCCGTTGCCGCCACGTGTCCAGAGAACGGCTGGGCCACTGGCGTGCGGTGAGAAACAGGCCGCTCTTGGCTACACCGTGGGAGAAGGCCATCAAGCCACCGGTCGCTGGTGCCAGCAGCACCAGCCCCATCTGGGCCAGGGTGCTCCAGGCCAGCAGGCGCTTGGCGTCGGTGACGCCCAGGGCATAGATCAAGCCGAGCACGGCGCTGGCCATGGCGATGGGCAGCAGCAGCTCGCCGATGGCGCTGTTGAGTTGCTCGAGCCTCAGCAGCGGCAGGGCGCCGCCGCCCACCACCACGCCTGAAAGCAGGGCCGACACCTCCGCTGGCGCTTCGGCGTGGGTGCGGGGGAGCCAGAGGCCGTTGAGAAACACACCGGCTTTGGTGAGCAGCCCCACCAGCACCAGCACCAGCGGCGCGCCCGGCGGCAGCTGGGCCAGGGCCGCAAAGCGAAAACTGCTCGCCTGGGCGTACACGAGCCCGGCGCCAATCAAGTAGATGGCCATGGCGGTGTTGCCGATCAGCAGGTAGCGCAGCGCAATCCACGAAGCATTGGCGCTGTTGCCTTTGAGAATCAGCAGAAAGGCGGTGATGCCTACCACCTCCAGCGCCACATAAAGGCTGATCAGATCGGTGGTGAGAAAGCTGGTGTTCAGAGACCCAAGCAGCACCAGCAGCAGCATCCAGCCGGTGCGATCCCAACCCTGCCGCCGCGCTTCGATCCACACCGCCAGGCACACCAGCCCGTTCAGCAGCACAAACCAACCAGCCAGGGGCTCCAGGCTGAGGGCTACGCCGTACTCGCCCAGCAGGTGCAACGGTTTTGTGGTGCCCGTGAGCAGCGTTTCAGCACCCACCCAGGTGGTGGCACCGCAGCACAGCAGCACGAGGCCATGGCTCAGCGATGGCAATAGCACCGCCAGAAAGGCCGCCAGATACGGCACCAACAGCCAGGCGATCAGCAGGGGGTCCGGGCTCATCCAGCTCGGTGTCATGGCTGATCCGTGGGTTCAAAGCTGGCCGCATTCAGGCTGGGATCGATCCGCGCCATCTGGGTGATCACCACCAGCAAGAGGGCCTGGATTGAGAGCCCAATCACGATCGCGGTGAGGATCACGGCCTGGGGAATCGGATCGGCGTAGTCGCCGGCGAGGAGTTCGCCGGAGCGCGGCAGGATCGGGCTGCGCAGGCCTGAGCGGGCCGCCAGCAGCACAAACAACGCCACCACGGCGCTCCCCATCACATCCATGGAGAGCACCTTGAGAAACAGGTTGCGCCGCAGCAGCAACCCTGCAAAGCCGGCCAACACCGCCAGCAGGATCAGCAGCTCCAACAGTCGGATCGGGGCCATGCAGGCGATGCGGTGGCGGGAACTTAGGCACCACACCCCCCAGCGTGGGTGGATCCGGCCCAAGCTCAGACCCCTCTTTGGTCATGGGCGATGACCCTGCTGCTGTTTGTGGGCCTGAGCTGGTTGGCACTGCGCACCGTGATGGTGCTGGCCCAGGTGGAGCGCCACACACCAGAAGCGCAACTGGGCCGTGCGTTCCAATCTGAGCTCAAGCAACGCGGTTTGCTCCCGGAGCCACCCAGAACGCCTTGAACCACCCCTATAACCAGCTGCCCGGTTCAGGCCCTTCATGCTTCCCCCTCTGGCGCTGATCGCTGAGATCAGCCCCCATCAGCTGGAAGTGGCGGAAACCCTCCTTCAGGTGGGTCGCTTTCTGGTGATCTTCATCGCTGCTCGCGCCATCGCGGAGGTGATGGTGCGCCTCCAGCTGCCCACGATCCTGGGTGAGCTTGTTGCCGGCGTGCTGATTGGCGTCTCAGGCTTGCATCTGATCGTTCCGCCGGAAACGCAGGCGCAGATCAGTGGGGCCCTGCTCTCACTATTAGGTTCCCTCGCAGAGATCCGGCCCGATGAAGTGGCTGAGGTCTACAACGAAACCTTCCCGAGCCTTCAGGCCGTTTCCCAGATCGGCTTGTTTGCGCTCTTGTTCCTCACCGGCCTGGAGAGCGAACTTGATGAGCTCGTCGCCGTGGGCGTTCAAGCCACAACGGTGGCGGTGGCGGGTGTGGTGCTCCCCTTTGCCCTCGGAACAGCGGGCCTCTATTACATCTTCCATGTGCCGCTGATTCCAGCGGTGTTCGCCGGTGCAGCGATGACGGCCACCTCCATTGGCATCACCGCCAGCGTGTTCGGTGAGCTCAAGTGGCTCAAGCGCAAAGAGGGCCAGATTGTGATCGGCGCTGCCGTGCTCGACGACATCCTCGGCATCGTGATCCTCGCCGTGGTGGTGGCGATCGTGGGCGGCGGCAGCTTCACCCTCGGCCCGGTGATCAAGCTGGGCCTGGCGGCCGTGGCCTTTGTGGCGGTGGCGCTGGTGCTGAGCCGGAAGGCGGCTCCCGCCTTTGATTGGGTGGTGGATCAGCTCAAGGCCCCCGGCGATGTGGCCGTGGCCAGCTTTGTGGTGCTCACCCTCTGCTGTTTCGCGGCTCAGGCCATCGGCTTGGAAGCGGCTCTGGGTGCTTTCGCGGGTGGGTTGATCCTCAGCGCCTCCAAGCACACCCACGACATCGAAGCGGCGGTCAAGCCTCTGGTGGCCCTCTTCGCCACGGTGTTTTTTGTGTTGATCGGCACGGGGATGGATCTCTCGGTGCTCAACCCCCTGGATCCCGCCAATCGCGAAGGCCTGATCGTGGCGGCGTTCCTGCTGGTTGTGGCGATCGCCGGCAAGGTTGCAGCCGGCTGGAGCTACATCAGCTCGGAGCCCACCAATCGTTTGGTGGTGGGGCTGGGCATGATGCCCCGCGGTGAAGTGGGTTTGATCTTCCTGGGGCTGGGCAGCCAGGCCGGCATCCTCAGCCCGGCGCTGGAAGCCGCCATCTTGTTGATGGTGATCGGCACCACCTTCCTCGCCCCGATCTTGCTGCGGGTGGTGATTCCCTCCGCACCGATTGTGGTGGAGGCCGAGGCTGCTTAGGTGCAGGCTTACAGCGGCCGCTCGATTGCGCTGGCCACCCAGCACGGCAAAGAGCGGGCGCTGGCTTTGCCCATTCGCTGGGGTCTGGGGGCGGAGCTCGAGCTCTGCGCTGTTGACACCGACCAGTTGGGCACCTTCAGCGGTGAGATCCCTCGCCTTTCTGATGCGGTGGCCACCTGTGTGGCCAAGGCACGCCTTGGCATGCAAGCCAGTGGTTTGCCGTTGGGCCTCGCCAGTGAGGCGAGCTTCGGCCCGCATCCAGCGATGCCGATGCTGCCGGTAGGGATGGAACTGCTGGTGTTCGTGGATGAGGAGCGGACTCTCTCTGTGATGGAGCAGCGGCTCGAGTGGCGCACCAACTACAGCCACACCGTGCTGGAACCCGATGGCGATCCAGGCCCCTGGCTGGCCCAGGTGCAGTTCCCCTCTCACGCTGTGATCGTCCGTCCGGCGGCGCACGAGGCGGGCCTTCTGTTCAAAGCGCTGAATGGCACCGCCGCCCTGGCTGAGGCCATCGCCAGGTGCCGCGCCGCCGATCCAAACGGGCGTGTTTGGCTGGAAACCGACATGCGGGCCCACTGCAATCCCACCCGCATGCGCTCGATTCGGCGCCTGGGTGTGGAGCTGGTGCGAAGGCTGCGCACCCCGTGCCCCGAGTGCGGCTGCCCCGGTTGGGGCCTGCTCAACACCCAGCCCGGCCTGCCTTGCCGTGAGTGCGGCACGGCTACCGAGCTCACCCTCAGCGAGATCTGGGGCTGCCAGCAGTGCGGCGCCCGCCGCGAGCAGCCTCGCCGGGATGGTCGGCTTCAGGCGGATCCCGGTCAGTGTCCGTGGTGCAATCCCTAGCCCAATCGGTCACATCCGTCATCCTGGGCTGAGCCGAGCCCATCGTTGATGGCCGAACCCACCAGCCTGGCCTCCCTGGAGGCGGGTTTCGAGCGGGAGGCCCGCCTGGATGAGCCGTTTGTGGTGCTCACCGTGGCGGCCAGCCTGATCGCCACCCTGGGCCTGCTGGCAGACAGCGCCGCCGTGGTGATCGGGGCGATGTTGATCGCCCCGTGGATCCTGCCGCTGCGCAGTGCCTCTTTTGCGATCATCGACGGCCGCCTCAACCTGGCGGGCCGGGCCTTGCTCACCCTGGCGGTGGGGGTCACGATCACCATCGCCCTGTCCGCCGGCCTGGGATGGCTGGCGCGCTTGCCGGTGCTGGGCGATGAGGTGCTGCGGCGCACCACGCCCAACCTGCTCGACCTCGGCATCGCCCTGGTGGCCGGCTCAATCGCCACCTACGGGCGCCTGCGCCAGGAGGCGGTGTCGTCGATCGCCGGCACGGCCATTGCCGTGGCCCTGGTGCCGCCGGTGTGTGTGCTGGGCCTGCTGCTCTCGATCCAGCAGTGGGGGCCTGCACGTGGGGCGGCGTTGCTGTTTGCCGCCAACCTGCTGGGCATCCTCTCGGGTGGTCTGCTCACCCTGGTGGTGAGCCAGGCCAGCCTGCGGCAGCAGCTTTGGCGCAGCCGGATTGGTTTGGTGAGTCTGCTGCTCACCGGTTTGCTGCTGATTCCCCTCACCGGCAGCTTCCTCAGCCTGGTGGCCCAGGCCCAGCGGCGCGTGGCACTGCAAGAGGTGGAGCGCGCCATCACGGAAAGCCTGCG
This genomic interval carries:
- a CDS encoding proton-conducting transporter membrane subunit, encoding MTPSWMSPDPLLIAWLLVPYLAAFLAVLLPSLSHGLVLLCCGATTWVGAETLLTGTTKPLHLLGEYGVALSLEPLAGWFVLLNGLVCLAVWIEARRQGWDRTGWMLLLVLLGSLNTSFLTTDLISLYVALEVVGITAFLLILKGNSANASWIALRYLLIGNTAMAIYLIGAGLVYAQASSFRFAALAQLPPGAPLVLVLVGLLTKAGVFLNGLWLPRTHAEAPAEVSALLSGVVVGGGALPLLRLEQLNSAIGELLLPIAMASAVLGLIYALGVTDAKRLLAWSTLAQMGLVLLAPATGGLMAFSHGVAKSGLFLTARQWPSRSLDTWRQRALPAPLLLTLLLGSCSIAGLAPLLGYTAKKQLESAMTPGIAAALVVLSVGSVAVYCRLCRAPLAAASDLQAAHTALPWGAWLLMLPLVGGGALLLAEVKRGWLVSLLLLGLGLGLDQLLERRRQQASHGLPSLDRLPDLVGGLGLVGAGLLLSIGAELG
- a CDS encoding Na(+)/H(+) antiporter subunit B — protein: MTWLYLLAAIALFAAPLASPLPDAAGITPLIEALKAQTQVPNLVSGVILHTRLFDTVAEVVVFTLAAIGVRLVLAGDPERKRIRSLDDAPSQVLCELGSTIAALVAVELALRGHLSPGGGFAAGVAGGSAIGLLLISGGADRSERLYRLYRADLWEKAAVVGFLLVALISLVGLDPAAGRFGSLLSGGWIPLLNLLVALKVTLGSWAMVQQLLRHRGLL
- a CDS encoding monovalent cation/H(+) antiporter subunit G, with the protein product MSLLLLGAGLALWFWGTWPLLEQRSYLSKLHKLSVSDTLGSGLMLLGLLLRIPSQWPLLALALLGLMVWNTIFGYVLARCSQPAEVNQR
- a CDS encoding SulP family inorganic anion transporter translates to MTSASAPPGRSPLRLLNHISTNNIKGDLFGGVTAAVIALPMALAFGVASGAGAAAGLWGAVLVGLFAALFGGTPTLISEPTGPMTVVMTAVIASLTASDPENGLAMAFTVVMLAGVFQIVFGFLKLGRYVTQMPYTVISGFMSGIGFILIILQLGPFLGQAIPKGGVMGTLKALPQLISSARPSEVVLAVVTLAILWLTPSRVKKIAPPQLIALVLGTILSLTLLSGGGEEIRRIGEIASGFPQLRTPYFDLPHLSRMLIDAAVLGMLGCIDALLTAVVADSITRTEHDSNKELIGQGLGNIASGLFGGLAGAGATMGTVVNIQAGGRSALSGISRAVILMVVILALTGVAAQIPQAVLAGIALKVGVDIVDWGFIKRAHRISISGALIMYLVIALTVLVDLIAAVGIGVFIANILTIDKMSELQSRSVKSVSTGDGDLDISDEERRLLDQGRGQVLLFQLNGAMIFGVAKAIGREHNAIGECKAVVFDLTEVSHLGVTAALAVENAVEEAIEKGREVFVVGASGTTQRRLEKLGLYRKLPSERTSIDRRDALQQAVAGLA
- a CDS encoding phosphate-starvation-inducible PsiE family protein, producing the protein MKLFDDKQFLNAIHSYERQLAKLLAILLAAVVGFAALELLVETGVGLVERQTNWFDGSLIKLLDRLLLIFIALEVLQNVTAYLRDQVVQIELVLLTALTAVARKVIVLPPGTENKPALMAGFGVIVVGLAAAYWLVRQARRDHQPAQPS
- the bioA gene encoding adenosylmethionine--8-amino-7-oxononanoate transaminase, which translates into the protein MSWHPHLWHPTTQVATSPIPLQVARARGCVLELQDGRQLIDAISSWWVTLHGHAEPSIAAAIGRQALQLEQVIFANFSHQPAEQLASRLAALTGLERLFFSDNGSTAVEVALKIAWQWWRNQSSDRRQLIAFEGAYHGDTFGAMAVGDRSIFTDPYEELLFDVARISWPHTHWGDTSVEEREAQALQQLEQALAVPTAAVIIEPLIQGASGMHMVRPAFLRAVQERVQAHGALLIADEVMTGFGRTGSLFACQRAGLKPDLMALSKGLTGGFLPMGVTMASERLYRGFISETPAQTFFHGHSFTANPLGCAAALASLDLLQHNPERYQQFDARHIPLLEELAQQPLVKHIRSQGTVAAFELDAGNTDYLNPIGKQLQRLCLDQGVYIRPLGNVVYLLPPLSISEAQLQQCYTAIRSGIEILQG
- a CDS encoding sodium:proton antiporter, producing the protein MFLLSCLFRLLLWTLLTADLSAVNLAIGAGLAVLLPHARGPRHPLAPTLRALGRSLLAVPLAYGEALALISSGDREQESWIERPAGDPRHRLLIFLEVLAITLTPFTIVLGLNDGSRGPHYKIHQLRPRRGKPEELQP
- a CDS encoding hydrogenase subunit MbhD domain-containing protein yields the protein MNAPLSLGSELDLLLPITALLPITALLLVSQSNPYQTLVLRGILGSVATLLYALLGAPDVALTETLVGTLLSTTLYAVALRSSMALRLEDRRTKPDPNRDAQLMAWIAPLHLRLRWQADASHGWLNDNGQLVLLQPPLRRQLQQCPGYAEWRASGGELHLASEVQP
- a CDS encoding fasciclin domain-containing protein produces the protein MASILETAASVGVFNTLLAAVDAAGLRDALEGPGPFTVFAPVDDAFAALPPGTVQTLVDNPPQLARILKYHVLSGAYSREQLVAEDNWDSLEGAPIPIRSKDPFEVKNATVVTADVVCDNGMVHVIDRVILPG
- a CDS encoding sigma-70 family RNA polymerase sigma factor, translating into MPAPQKLRKGDCDAISRHLRAIGRIPLLSADEEISLGRAVQNGRRLLEAAEELKLRSGGQEPSLESWASNVQLTPRQLQRELKLAERASERMVTANLRLVVSLARRISHRRLDLEDLIQEGTLGLIRAVQRFDPTRGYKFSTYATWWIREGMGRALQQQSRSIRLPAHMQDRLQRLRRCQQELRQMLGREPNLEELAEATELKVLDIREALFRAQEPLSLDSSHGQDDDLRLLDTLRCDAQLPSDQLTAAHLQTDLVALLDELPEQEAELLRLRYGIDQPTPMNLSAAARQMGLSRDQARGMERRANAAIRRLSDRVIDYLEA